In Turicibacter sanguinis, a genomic segment contains:
- a CDS encoding ISL3 family transposase, with product MSHSYSTRKFLNIKDKNIIFPEDYFEEVKLNGITSFVFKGILSYQPTHCEHCGTLFDSNFKKHGFKTSRIIIPKVSLHDTYLVLKKQRYYCGHCQSTFTLKTSIVEKNCYISYNTKHAIALEAQNKISECDIARRHQVSHSTVNRIIHSFYESQTLNFNDLPENLCFDEFKSVKSAEGHMSFIFCDADTKQIIDIIEDRRLTSLQTYFKRYTKEARARVKHIVTDMYAPYISLIKELFPHAKIVLDKFHLVQHISRALNKTRIRLMKKFKKHGRKFKRYWRLFLKSHTLLDTTTYRSVYCFKQPMREIDILNFLLDLSPELKATYELYQDLLFAIQSKNVNRFNHLLETEHPMISPELQTSFQTFKTYTSYIYNTLTTPYTNGPIEGINNKIKVIKRIAFGYRSCYHFKSRILMIQNLTKPKRKILAA from the coding sequence ATGTCTCACTCATATTCTACTAGAAAATTTTTAAATATTAAAGATAAAAATATCATCTTTCCTGAAGATTATTTTGAAGAAGTTAAATTAAATGGGATCACTAGCTTTGTTTTTAAGGGAATCTTATCTTACCAACCCACTCATTGTGAACACTGTGGAACTCTTTTTGATTCCAATTTTAAAAAGCATGGGTTTAAAACTTCTCGAATTATCATTCCAAAAGTATCACTCCATGATACCTATTTAGTTTTAAAGAAACAGCGTTATTATTGTGGGCATTGTCAATCCACCTTTACATTAAAAACATCTATTGTTGAAAAGAACTGTTATATTTCTTACAATACGAAACACGCGATTGCTTTAGAAGCTCAAAATAAAATTTCAGAGTGCGATATTGCCCGTCGCCATCAAGTTTCTCATTCAACCGTTAATCGGATCATTCATAGCTTTTATGAATCTCAAACTTTGAACTTTAATGATCTACCTGAAAATCTTTGTTTTGATGAATTTAAATCGGTAAAATCGGCTGAGGGTCATATGTCTTTTATCTTTTGTGATGCAGATACCAAGCAGATTATTGATATCATTGAAGATCGACGCTTAACCTCTCTTCAGACTTATTTCAAGCGATACACAAAAGAAGCTCGTGCGCGTGTGAAACATATTGTCACTGATATGTACGCCCCTTATATCAGTTTGATTAAGGAGCTTTTTCCTCATGCCAAAATTGTCCTTGATAAGTTTCACCTCGTTCAACATATCTCCCGTGCACTCAATAAAACACGTATTCGATTAATGAAAAAATTCAAAAAACATGGTCGTAAATTCAAACGTTACTGGCGACTATTTTTAAAATCACATACCCTACTCGATACCACAACTTATCGATCTGTTTATTGTTTTAAGCAACCGATGCGTGAAATAGATATCTTAAACTTCCTTCTCGATTTATCACCTGAATTAAAAGCAACTTATGAGCTTTATCAAGATTTACTATTCGCCATTCAATCGAAAAATGTGAATCGATTTAATCACTTACTTGAAACAGAACATCCAATGATTTCACCCGAACTTCAAACATCTTTTCAAACCTTTAAAACCTATACTTCTTATATCTACAATACTCTGACTACTCCCTATACTAATGGTCCTATTGAAGGAATCAATAATAAAATTAAAGTCATCAAACGTATCGCGTTTGGATATCGCAGCTGCTATCATTTCAAATCAAGAATTCTTATGATTCAAAATCTAACTAAACCCAAAAGAAAAATCCTAGCAGCATAG
- a CDS encoding DivIVA domain-containing protein, producing MTPAEMLKSQMKKSWGRFSDEELYRVFCLLIEQIEALEKQNKSLKKEIHAMQESSEQQMKSELAQIELLKTHAKRDAMKIIQETEKISQVIINQAVQDVEKITEETALFERQQLQIKNELIDFLNSKIEDIKNCWGKC from the coding sequence ATGACACCAGCTGAAATGTTGAAAAGTCAAATGAAAAAATCGTGGGGACGATTTTCAGATGAGGAGTTATATCGTGTTTTCTGTTTATTAATTGAGCAAATTGAAGCCTTAGAAAAGCAGAATAAGTCGTTGAAAAAAGAGATTCATGCGATGCAAGAAAGTTCTGAACAACAAATGAAATCAGAGCTTGCGCAAATCGAGCTTTTAAAAACTCATGCTAAACGTGATGCGATGAAAATTATCCAAGAAACTGAGAAAATTTCGCAAGTAATTATTAATCAAGCTGTCCAGGATGTAGAAAAAATTACAGAAGAAACAGCCTTGTTTGAACGACAACAATTACAAATTAAAAATGAGTTAATCGACTTTTTAAACTCGAAAATTGAAGATATTAAAAATTGTTGGGGAAAATGTTAA
- the sigE gene encoding RNA polymerase sporulation sigma factor SigE, giving the protein MHHLINWVIALIERLFKRKNKYVNYIRGNETLPEPLSKDEEFNVLTRFQGGDERARQTLIEHNLRLVVYIAKKFESSGVNLEDLISIGTLGLIKGVQTFKMDKNIKLATYASRCIENEILMHLRKTNRIRNEVSLDEPLNVDWDGNELLLSDILGTEENEVYKDIEEDVERQLVFDAINRLKRREREIMYMRFGLCGEDPLTQKEVAQKLDISQSYISRLEKKIIDKIRKEVLKTK; this is encoded by the coding sequence ATGCATCATTTAATTAATTGGGTCATAGCGCTTATTGAAAGGTTGTTTAAACGTAAAAATAAATATGTCAACTATATTCGTGGAAATGAAACACTTCCTGAACCATTATCAAAAGACGAAGAATTTAATGTCTTAACAAGATTTCAAGGTGGAGATGAACGAGCTAGACAGACGCTCATCGAACATAATTTGCGTTTGGTTGTCTATATTGCGAAGAAATTTGAAAGTTCGGGTGTTAATCTTGAAGATTTAATTAGTATTGGGACGTTAGGGCTAATAAAAGGGGTTCAAACGTTTAAAATGGACAAAAATATTAAACTAGCGACTTATGCCTCACGATGTATAGAAAATGAGATTTTAATGCATCTTAGAAAAACGAATCGAATTCGAAATGAAGTATCGTTAGATGAACCGCTCAATGTGGATTGGGATGGAAATGAATTACTGCTGTCAGATATATTGGGGACAGAGGAGAATGAGGTTTATAAAGATATTGAAGAAGATGTTGAAAGACAGCTTGTGTTTGATGCTATTAATCGCTTAAAACGTCGTGAACGAGAAATTATGTATATGCGTTTTGGTTTGTGTGGGGAAGACCCTTTGACACAAAAAGAAGTTGCACAAAAGCTAGATATTTCACAGTCTTATATTTCAAGATTAGAGAAAAAGATAATTGATAAAATTAGAAAAGAAGTTTTAAAAACAAAGTGA
- the sigG gene encoding RNA polymerase sporulation sigma factor SigG — MSKHKVDIVGVDTAKLEVLSNAEMTELFKSFQNGNVEARESLIKGNLRLVLSIIKKFNHRGENLDDLFQVGCLGLMKAIDHFDLSHEVKFSTYAVPMIIGEIRRYLRDNNSLRVSRSLRDTAYKVLQVKDQLSIELQRDPTNEEIAAAIGVEPIDVVLSVEAISDPVSIFSPIYNDGGDTIHLIDQIKDDSITDDKWSVKLMLEEGFKRLGKREKRIIHDRYFMGKTQMEIAAEIGISQAQVSRLEKNALQVMEEMMKS, encoded by the coding sequence ATGTCAAAACATAAAGTAGATATCGTAGGAGTTGACACAGCTAAGTTAGAAGTATTAAGTAATGCGGAAATGACCGAATTGTTTAAAAGCTTTCAAAATGGAAATGTAGAGGCCAGAGAAAGTTTAATCAAAGGAAATTTGCGGCTGGTGTTAAGTATTATTAAAAAATTTAATCATCGTGGTGAAAATCTTGATGATTTATTTCAAGTCGGATGTCTAGGTTTAATGAAGGCGATTGATCACTTTGATTTATCACATGAAGTCAAGTTTTCAACGTATGCCGTCCCTATGATTATCGGTGAAATCAGACGTTATTTACGCGATAATAATTCATTACGTGTATCTCGCTCTTTAAGAGATACGGCGTATAAAGTATTACAAGTTAAGGATCAACTTTCAATAGAACTCCAACGAGATCCAACGAACGAAGAAATAGCAGCAGCTATAGGAGTCGAACCTATTGACGTTGTGTTATCAGTGGAGGCTATATCCGATCCCGTTTCAATCTTTTCTCCAATCTATAATGATGGAGGCGATACGATTCATTTAATAGATCAAATAAAGGATGATAGTATTACTGACGATAAATGGAGTGTTAAATTAATGTTGGAAGAAGGATTTAAACGCCTTGGAAAACGTGAAAAACGAATTATACATGACCGTTACTTTATGGGAAAAACCCAAATGGAGATAGCTGCCGAGATTGGTATTTCTCAAGCACAAGTTTCAAGATTAGAGAAAAATGCATTACAAGTCATGGAAGAAATGATGAAAAGTTAA
- the ileS gene encoding isoleucine--tRNA ligase encodes MELKETLLMPKTDFPMRGNLPNREPQIEQTWYDEKLYEKVLEKNQDKTPFVLHDGPPYANGNIHMGHALNKILKDFVVRFKNMDGYYAPYIPGWDTHGLPIEQALTNNKKVNRKEKTVAEFRELCKEYALEQVEGQKTQFKRLGVLGDWDNPYITLQKEYEAQQILVFGKMVKEGLIYKGLKPIYWSPSSETALAEAEIEYHDKKSPSIYVAFKVQDGKGILAGDEEFVIWTTTPWTIPANLGICVNADLEYVTVAVNDRKFIVAKELVESLSKELNWETYEILATYKGSDFEYMTAKHPLFDRESLLILGDHVTLDAGTGLVHTAPGHGEDDFNAGRKYNLEVLCPVDYRGYMTKDAFEFEGMYYEDANKAVGQKLEEKGALLGLKFITHSYPHDWRTKKPIIFRATEQWFASIEALKGQMMEQIKEVNWLPAWGEVRLGNMIKDRADWCISRQRVWGVPIPVFYAEDGEAILDESVINHVANLFREKGSNIWFELEAEELLPAGFTHPGSPNGKFRKETDIMDVWFDSGSSHHSVLVERGLPYPADLYLEGSDQYRGWFNSSLSTGVAMTGRAPYKTVVSHGFVLDGQGRKMSKSIGNVIDPLKLIKIYGADIVRLWVASVDYQADVRISEDLIKQVAESYRKMRNTFRFLLGNLFDFNPETDLVAYEDLNEVDQFMMIRLNELTKELKSAYEEYRFDDVFKTVNNYISNDLSAFYLDFTKDILYIEKADSQARRSIQTVLYHHVYDMCRLLAPVIPHTADEVYSYIPGHTEISVYLTDMPVVKEYANAAEVTTKWSQFLSLRHDVLKALEEARNQKVIGKSLTASLHLYPNAETKALLNSLQADLKQIFIVSECVLEEGEAPEDALQFDGLAVVVKAAEGHTCDRCWLVVPAANEQGICPRCAEVIEA; translated from the coding sequence ATGGAATTAAAAGAGACATTATTAATGCCTAAAACAGATTTCCCAATGCGTGGAAATCTTCCAAATCGTGAACCACAAATTGAACAGACGTGGTATGATGAAAAATTATATGAGAAAGTGTTGGAAAAAAATCAAGATAAAACACCTTTCGTTTTACATGATGGACCACCTTATGCCAATGGAAATATTCATATGGGGCACGCATTAAATAAAATTTTGAAAGATTTTGTTGTGCGTTTTAAAAATATGGATGGATATTACGCACCATATATTCCAGGATGGGATACACATGGTCTTCCAATTGAGCAAGCATTAACGAATAATAAAAAAGTGAATCGTAAAGAAAAAACGGTGGCTGAATTCCGCGAATTATGTAAAGAGTACGCTCTTGAACAAGTAGAAGGTCAGAAGACACAGTTTAAACGTTTAGGGGTACTTGGTGACTGGGATAACCCATATATTACATTACAAAAAGAGTATGAAGCACAACAAATTTTAGTTTTCGGAAAAATGGTGAAGGAAGGGTTAATTTATAAAGGATTAAAGCCAATCTACTGGTCACCATCTTCAGAAACAGCTTTAGCTGAAGCGGAAATTGAATATCATGATAAAAAATCGCCATCTATCTATGTGGCATTTAAAGTACAAGATGGAAAGGGTATTTTAGCTGGAGATGAAGAATTTGTTATTTGGACAACAACTCCTTGGACCATTCCAGCGAACTTAGGAATCTGTGTGAATGCTGATCTTGAGTATGTGACAGTGGCTGTTAATGATCGCAAGTTCATTGTCGCTAAAGAATTAGTTGAGTCATTATCAAAAGAATTAAACTGGGAAACTTATGAGATTTTAGCAACTTATAAAGGGTCAGACTTTGAATATATGACAGCTAAACATCCATTATTTGATCGTGAATCATTATTAATTTTAGGAGATCACGTTACATTAGATGCCGGAACAGGGCTTGTTCATACTGCACCAGGTCATGGTGAAGATGACTTTAATGCAGGGCGTAAATATAATTTAGAGGTCTTATGTCCAGTTGATTATCGTGGATACATGACAAAAGATGCGTTTGAGTTTGAAGGAATGTACTATGAAGATGCTAATAAAGCAGTTGGACAAAAGCTTGAAGAAAAGGGTGCACTTCTTGGATTAAAATTCATCACTCACTCATATCCACATGACTGGCGTACGAAAAAACCAATTATTTTCCGTGCAACAGAGCAATGGTTTGCTTCAATTGAAGCGTTAAAAGGTCAAATGATGGAGCAAATTAAAGAGGTGAACTGGTTACCGGCATGGGGAGAAGTGCGTCTAGGAAATATGATTAAAGATCGTGCTGATTGGTGTATTTCTCGTCAACGTGTTTGGGGTGTTCCGATTCCAGTGTTCTATGCTGAAGATGGTGAAGCCATTTTAGATGAATCAGTTATTAATCATGTCGCTAATTTATTCCGTGAAAAAGGATCAAACATCTGGTTTGAATTAGAAGCTGAAGAATTATTACCAGCAGGATTTACTCATCCAGGTAGCCCAAATGGAAAGTTCCGCAAAGAGACAGATATCATGGATGTTTGGTTTGATTCTGGTTCTTCTCACCATAGTGTGTTAGTTGAACGTGGATTACCATATCCAGCTGATTTATATTTAGAAGGGTCTGACCAATATCGTGGATGGTTTAACTCTTCATTATCAACAGGGGTTGCGATGACAGGACGTGCGCCATATAAAACAGTCGTAAGTCATGGATTTGTTTTAGATGGACAAGGACGTAAAATGTCTAAATCAATTGGAAATGTTATTGACCCATTAAAATTAATTAAAATTTACGGTGCAGATATCGTTCGTTTATGGGTAGCATCAGTTGATTACCAAGCAGACGTTCGTATTTCTGAAGATTTAATCAAACAAGTTGCTGAAAGTTATCGTAAAATGCGTAATACATTCCGTTTCTTACTTGGAAACTTATTTGATTTTAATCCTGAAACTGATTTAGTGGCTTATGAAGACTTAAATGAAGTGGATCAATTTATGATGATTCGTTTAAATGAGTTAACAAAAGAATTAAAATCAGCTTATGAAGAATATCGTTTTGATGACGTATTCAAAACAGTTAATAATTATATCTCAAATGATTTAAGTGCCTTCTATTTAGATTTTACGAAAGATATTTTATATATTGAAAAAGCAGATAGCCAAGCACGTCGTTCAATTCAAACCGTCTTATATCACCATGTGTATGACATGTGTCGCTTACTTGCACCAGTCATCCCACATACAGCGGATGAAGTGTATTCATATATTCCAGGACACACTGAAATTTCTGTTTACTTAACAGATATGCCAGTGGTTAAAGAATATGCGAATGCAGCTGAAGTGACGACAAAATGGAGTCAATTCTTATCATTACGTCATGATGTTTTAAAAGCATTAGAAGAAGCACGTAATCAAAAAGTGATTGGTAAATCATTAACTGCTTCATTACACTTATATCCAAATGCTGAGACTAAAGCATTATTAAACTCATTACAGGCAGATTTAAAACAAATCTTCATCGTATCTGAGTGTGTGCTTGAAGAGGGAGAGGCTCCTGAGGATGCTTTACAATTTGATGGATTAGCCGTTGTGGTTAAAGCAGCTGAAGGACATACTTGTGATCGTTGTTGGTTAGTGGTACCAGCTGCTAATGAGCAAGGAATTTGTCCTCGTTGTGCTGAAGTTATTGAAGCCTAA
- a CDS encoding YggS family pyridoxal phosphate-dependent enzyme yields the protein MNIEKNVEQVQQDIQACQRDCEKVRIVAATKYVNVEQMKRLYDCGITIMGENRVDALLEKKAQLHLPIEWHFIGTLQSRKVKEVINEIDVLHSLDRLSLAKEIEKYRDKPLKCLIQVNISGEKTKHGLAKDEVVTFIEQLNSFSKIEVIGLMTMAPNTENELTLRRCFSELKQLQLDLEKNYKSCQELSMGMSNDYLIAVEEGATYVRLGSILFQD from the coding sequence ATGAATATTGAAAAAAACGTTGAACAAGTCCAACAAGATATTCAGGCATGTCAGCGCGATTGCGAAAAAGTTCGTATTGTTGCTGCCACAAAATATGTAAATGTTGAACAGATGAAAAGGCTCTATGATTGCGGAATTACTATCATGGGAGAAAATAGAGTGGATGCCCTTCTTGAAAAAAAAGCGCAATTACATTTGCCAATTGAATGGCATTTCATCGGAACGCTTCAATCACGGAAAGTAAAGGAAGTCATTAATGAGATCGATGTTTTACATTCTCTTGATCGTCTTTCTTTAGCAAAGGAGATTGAAAAGTATCGCGATAAGCCATTAAAGTGTTTAATTCAAGTGAATATTAGTGGTGAAAAGACTAAGCATGGGTTAGCCAAAGATGAAGTGGTCACATTTATAGAACAATTAAATTCGTTTTCTAAAATTGAGGTTATTGGATTAATGACAATGGCACCAAATACAGAGAATGAACTGACTCTCAGAAGATGCTTTAGTGAATTAAAACAATTACAACTTGATTTAGAAAAAAACTATAAATCGTGTCAAGAACTTTCAATGGGGATGAGTAATGATTATTTAATTGCGGTAGAAGAAGGGGCGACTTATGTCCGTCTAGGTTCAATTTTATTTCAAGACTAG
- a CDS encoding YggT family protein yields MGNIVYYLSLVLRFYETMMLIYIIMSWVPESRQTQLGRVLASFVEPYLSIFRKIIPPIGMIDFSPIVAFIVLDIAMQGLFRLF; encoded by the coding sequence ATGGGAAACATCGTCTATTATTTAAGTCTTGTTTTGCGATTTTATGAGACCATGATGCTAATTTATATTATTATGAGTTGGGTTCCAGAAAGTCGCCAAACGCAGTTAGGACGCGTTTTAGCAAGTTTTGTTGAGCCATATTTATCTATTTTTAGAAAAATCATACCACCTATTGGAATGATTGATTTTTCTCCAATCGTGGCCTTTATTGTTTTAGATATCGCCATGCAAGGATTATTTAGACTGTTTTAG
- a CDS encoding sigma-E processing peptidase SpoIIGA, whose product MYIDLFIIQNLIYDYLILTGVAILTDEEFQYSRLLVGLSVGLLLSTFLFTIDITFLIGLVPFVMIWIVFKKQPVKKYGTKVLYFYCLSMILSGSIYSIAHFIKFEMTIIPYIISLFIISVFITICYILKVRWIGEQQTIQQFTYSVKIFCGEKEIKGTGFVDTGNHLLDEKTRQAIMIMPKIKLSGNSILEFLNERNISYWYTHYSVINEEDQLLLVFRPTLLLIDNQVVHNVLIGVIDNTFIDYDFLLQPKMVQNI is encoded by the coding sequence ATGTATATTGATCTTTTCATTATTCAAAACTTAATTTATGATTATTTAATTTTAACGGGCGTTGCGATTCTTACCGATGAAGAGTTTCAATATTCGAGACTATTAGTAGGATTGAGTGTTGGATTACTACTAAGCACCTTCTTGTTTACAATAGACATTACCTTTTTGATTGGCTTGGTTCCATTTGTTATGATTTGGATCGTCTTTAAAAAACAGCCAGTTAAGAAATATGGTACAAAAGTTTTATACTTTTATTGTTTGAGTATGATTTTAAGTGGAAGTATTTATTCGATTGCTCATTTTATTAAATTTGAAATGACGATTATTCCATATATTATTTCACTTTTTATCATTTCAGTTTTTATTACGATATGCTATATTCTCAAAGTAAGGTGGATAGGGGAACAACAAACGATTCAACAATTTACTTATTCTGTTAAAATATTTTGTGGAGAAAAAGAGATTAAAGGGACTGGATTTGTAGATACCGGAAATCATTTATTAGATGAAAAAACGCGGCAAGCAATTATGATAATGCCAAAAATAAAATTAAGTGGAAATTCGATTCTTGAATTTTTAAATGAACGGAATATTTCTTATTGGTATACACATTATTCTGTTATCAATGAAGAGGATCAATTATTATTAGTTTTTCGGCCAACGTTATTACTCATTGATAATCAAGTGGTTCATAATGTGTTAATTGGGGTTATTGATAATACTTTTATTGATTACGATTTTTTATTACAACCTAAAATGGTTCAAAATATATAA
- the nagA gene encoding N-acetylglucosamine-6-phosphate deacetylase translates to MKAIINGKIILNDSIMEQKIILFEDKILDITDDLPDQVDIIDAKGAYVGAGLIDIHIHGAGGADVMDANDDTIETISQLLVKFGVTSFLPTTMTMSQEKIECALNQIRIGMNGHYKGAKVLGCHLEGPFISETYKGAQNKAFIQKPNMTWIEPFQDVIKLITLAPEVDEGYEFIKAMKLKTDIKLSMGHTSTTFAKAKEAIQLGISHATHTFNGMSGFNHREPGAVGAILMSDVSAELIADKIHVNPEIFEWFYRVKSGNIVLITDSMRAGCMPDGVYDLGGQEVIVENGSARLRTGSLAGSVLTLNKAVRNFYEETTLSLPAVYQLASLNAARSIGVEDCKGSIEIGKDADLVIWDEALEALVTIVEGKIVYER, encoded by the coding sequence ATGAAGGCAATTATAAATGGTAAAATTATTTTAAATGATTCTATTATGGAACAAAAAATTATTTTATTTGAGGACAAAATCCTAGATATTACAGATGATTTACCGGATCAGGTGGACATTATAGATGCTAAAGGAGCTTATGTTGGAGCGGGATTGATTGATATTCATATCCATGGGGCAGGTGGGGCTGATGTCATGGATGCAAATGATGATACAATTGAGACGATTAGTCAACTGCTTGTTAAGTTTGGAGTGACGAGTTTTTTACCAACCACGATGACGATGAGTCAAGAAAAGATTGAATGTGCATTAAATCAAATTCGAATAGGCATGAATGGCCATTATAAAGGCGCTAAGGTTTTAGGGTGTCATTTAGAAGGACCATTTATTAGTGAGACGTATAAAGGTGCCCAAAACAAAGCGTTTATTCAAAAGCCTAATATGACATGGATTGAACCTTTTCAAGATGTGATTAAATTAATTACCCTTGCGCCTGAAGTTGATGAAGGTTATGAATTTATTAAAGCCATGAAATTAAAGACAGATATTAAATTGTCGATGGGACATACTTCAACGACGTTTGCAAAAGCCAAAGAAGCGATTCAACTTGGTATTTCACACGCCACACATACGTTTAACGGGATGTCTGGATTTAATCATCGCGAACCTGGAGCAGTAGGGGCTATTTTAATGTCTGATGTGAGTGCGGAGTTAATCGCAGATAAAATTCACGTTAATCCTGAAATTTTTGAATGGTTTTATCGGGTTAAAAGTGGAAATATAGTGTTAATTACGGACAGTATGCGAGCGGGCTGTATGCCAGATGGCGTTTATGATTTGGGAGGACAAGAAGTTATCGTTGAGAATGGAAGTGCAAGGCTTCGAACAGGATCTTTAGCAGGTAGTGTGTTAACTTTAAATAAAGCAGTGCGTAATTTTTATGAAGAAACCACGCTTTCTTTACCTGCTGTTTACCAATTAGCGTCTTTAAATGCCGCTCGTTCAATTGGAGTAGAGGATTGTAAAGGATCGATTGAGATTGGGAAAGATGCAGATTTAGTGATTTGGGATGAAGCGTTAGAAGCATTGGTGACGATTGTTGAAGGAAAAATTGTCTATGAGCGATAA
- a CDS encoding cell division protein SepF, with amino-acid sequence MSFKDKFKSIIGIDEDEYEMEFEEEEEIEEPEVLKPIPAAKPVLTAIPNQSNHSNNKGKSTVMTMNKELNKANLDSNLNKVIIREPNEYSDAQDIADCLKDNYPVFINLQRLEKAQAKRVVDFLSGTIYAIDGDIKRVGTNLFLCTPRNVETEGQVTVQELQQDIEE; translated from the coding sequence ATGAGTTTTAAAGACAAGTTCAAATCAATTATTGGAATCGATGAAGACGAATATGAAATGGAATTTGAAGAGGAAGAGGAAATTGAAGAGCCAGAAGTTTTAAAACCAATTCCTGCAGCAAAGCCAGTATTAACGGCTATTCCAAACCAATCTAATCATTCAAATAACAAAGGGAAAAGTACTGTGATGACAATGAATAAAGAGTTAAATAAAGCAAATTTAGATAGCAATTTAAATAAAGTGATTATTCGTGAACCAAATGAATATTCTGATGCACAAGATATTGCAGATTGCTTAAAAGATAATTATCCAGTATTTATCAATTTACAGCGATTAGAAAAAGCACAAGCAAAACGCGTTGTTGATTTCTTAAGTGGAACCATCTATGCCATTGATGGGGATATTAAACGCGTGGGAACAAACTTATTCTTATGTACACCTCGAAATGTAGAAACGGAAGGACAAGTCACTGTTCAAGAACTACAACAAGATATTGAGGAGTAA
- a CDS encoding YlmC/YmxH family sporulation protein has product MKDSIMTLSDIEEKDVINVVTGERIGFVSSLKIDTNSGQIIAITVQPSMRFMSFFSKDDEAVVVPWNQILKIGEDVIIVNVTQSMTQY; this is encoded by the coding sequence GTGAAAGATAGTATCATGACATTAAGCGATATAGAAGAGAAAGATGTCATCAATGTGGTAACGGGCGAGAGAATCGGATTTGTATCTAGTTTGAAAATTGATACAAATTCAGGACAGATTATTGCGATTACGGTTCAACCATCGATGCGATTTATGAGTTTTTTTTCAAAGGATGATGAAGCAGTGGTTGTTCCTTGGAATCAAATTTTAAAAATTGGGGAAGATGTAATTATTGTTAATGTGACTCAAAGCATGACACAATACTAG
- a CDS encoding YlmH family RNA-binding protein gives MLEHFNKHEHQFVLKVSDWVNQVYYSHKIKTTKFLTLREQEIVQMLVNQNSEVRVSFEGGFQKAERKRAILYPDYLKLNNLSQYVKGYEIEYNQKLVTLKHPQILGSLTALNIDRSLIGDIVVLSNGRIYLAICEEFSEFFLQHFHKVGKHSILIKESSISQFEKIDQEDEFEIIISSMRLDVIVASLMKVSRSQVHEYIMQAGVQVNWVIEQNHSRICQIGDVLSIKRHGRFRLKVLKSRTKSERFVIIVGKTV, from the coding sequence ATGTTAGAGCATTTTAATAAGCATGAGCATCAATTCGTATTAAAGGTATCGGATTGGGTTAATCAAGTCTACTATAGTCACAAAATAAAAACAACCAAATTTCTAACCCTTCGTGAACAAGAAATTGTTCAGATGTTAGTCAACCAAAACAGTGAAGTCCGAGTCAGTTTTGAAGGTGGCTTTCAAAAGGCTGAGCGAAAGCGTGCAATCCTATATCCTGATTATTTAAAGTTAAATAATCTCAGTCAGTATGTGAAGGGTTATGAAATTGAGTATAATCAAAAATTAGTTACCTTAAAACATCCACAAATTCTAGGTTCTTTAACTGCTTTAAATATTGATCGCTCATTGATTGGAGATATTGTTGTCCTATCAAATGGAAGAATTTATTTAGCAATATGTGAAGAATTTTCAGAATTTTTTCTCCAACATTTTCATAAGGTAGGAAAACATTCAATTTTAATCAAAGAATCTTCAATTTCCCAGTTTGAAAAAATCGATCAGGAAGATGAATTTGAAATCATTATTAGTTCGATGCGTTTAGATGTCATTGTGGCTAGTTTAATGAAAGTTTCGCGTTCACAAGTCCATGAGTATATCATGCAAGCCGGGGTTCAAGTTAATTGGGTGATTGAACAAAATCACTCACGTATTTGTCAAATTGGAGATGTCTTGTCAATTAAACGACATGGACGATTTAGATTAAAAGTTTTAAAAAGTCGAACTAAAAGTGAACGATTTGTAATTATTGTCGGGAAAACCGTGTGA